In the genome of Muntiacus reevesi chromosome 5, mMunRee1.1, whole genome shotgun sequence, one region contains:
- the ERRFI1 gene encoding ERBB receptor feedback inhibitor 1 — protein MSMAGVAAQEIRVPLKTGFLHDGQALGSLNACWGGRSEFENGFLNIDPITMAYSLNSRAQEQLTSIGRTSRSTPMSSSHCAEPGPPPKSRLPPLIIPPSEGWVQQEEDRVACGLKKLAVNGVCAATPPLTPVKSPLSLFSGPVPCERGSRPLPPLPISEDLALDETDCEVEFLTSSDTDFLLEDCGLSDFRADGPGRRSFRGCGQINYAYFDTPTVSAVDLSQEPDQVAGVPSANPPPPQAHRRLRRSHSGPAGSFNKPAIRISSSVHRASPNSDDDKPEVPPRVPIPPRPAKPDYRRWSAEVTSSTYSDEDRPPKVPPREPLSRSNSRTPSPKSLPSYLNGVMPPTQSFAPDPKYVSSKALQRQHSEGAAGKAPCILPIIENGKKVSSTHYYLLPERPPYLDRFEKFFREAEETHGNTPVHPILANGSISSAPEKLDLKPRVDLGGHVKRKHFSYVVSP, from the exons ATGTCCATGGCAGGAGTGGCTGCTCAGGAGATCAGAGTCCCATTAAAAACTGGATTTCTGCACGATGGCCAAGCCTTGGGGAGCCTGAATGCCTGCTGGGGTGGCCGCAGCGAGTTTGAGAA CGGCTTTTTAAACATCGACCCAATAACCATGGCTTACAGTCTGAACTCGCGGGCGCAGGAGCAGCTAACCTCCATCG GGCGCACCTCCAGATCCACCCCGATGAGCAGCAGCCACTGTGCAGAGCCCGGCCCCCCTCCGAAGTCCCGCCTGCCTCCCCTCATCATCCCCCCAAGTGAAGGCTGGGTGCAGCAGGAGGAGGACCGGGTGGCGTGTGGACTGAAGAAGCTGGCGGTGAACGGGGTCTGTGCTGCCACACCCCCGCTGACCCCCGTCAAGAGTCCCCTGTCCCTCTTCTCTGGCCCAGTGCCCTGCGAGCGGGGCTCCCGGCCCCTGCCACCACTGCCCATCTCCGAGGACCTTGCCCTGGATGAGACGGACTGCGAGGTCGAGTTCCTCACCAGCTCGGACACGGACTTCCTTCTGGAAGACTGCGGGCTCTCCGACTTCAGAGCCGATGGCCCCGGCAGACGCAGCTTCCGGGGATGCGGACAGATCAACTATGCGTATTTCGACACCCCAACCGTCTCCGCCGTGGATCTCAGCCAAGAACCCGACCAGGTGGCTGGGGTGCCGAGTGCCAACCCCCCTCCGCCTCAAGCCCACCGGAGGCTAAGGAGGTCTCATTCAGGCCCCGCGGGCTCCTTCAACAAGCCAGCCATCAGGATCTCCAGCTCCGTGCACAGGGCTTCCCCCAATTCCGACGACGACAAGCCCGAAGTTCCCCCTCGGGTCCCCATCCCTCCCCGGCCAGCCAAGCCAGACTACAGAAGGTGGTCGGCCGAGGTCACCTCCAGCACCTACAGCGATGAGGACAGGCCCCCCAAAGTCCCACCGAGAGAGCCCTTGTCCCGGAGCAACTCCCGCACCCCAAGCCCCAAAAGCCTCCCATCTTACCTCAATGGGGTCATGCCCCCCACGCAGAGCTTTGCCCCCGACCCCAAGTACGTGAGCAGCAAAGCCCTGCAGAGACAGCACAGTGAGGGAGCTGCCGGCAAGGCGCCCTGCATCCTGCCCATCATTGAAAATGGGAAGAAGGTGAGCTCCACGCATTACTACCTGCTCCCTGAGAGGCCGCCCTACCTGGACAGATTCGAAAAATTTTTTAGGGAAGCAGAAGAAACACACGGGAACACCCCCGTCCACCCCATCCTGGCCAATGGCAGTATCTCTTCAGCCCCAGAAAAGCTGGACCTAAAGCCACGAGTGGACCTGGGAGGCCATGTGAAGCGCAAACATTTCTCCTATGTGGTTTCTCCTTAG